Genomic window (Scleropages formosus chromosome 16, fSclFor1.1, whole genome shotgun sequence):
TACCCAGTATTGACCAGCTCACCTCAAAAATATAGGCATTTAAAATAGATAATGAAATGGGAAATTTTATTTtgggaaaaacactttttatttctgaaatttgaAAAGAAGAACATTTGTAAGATGAACAGCCAGTGTACAGGCAAACTGTCACAttgcattaataaatataataaattatatattagttagaaacatttaacaatttccagtttggaaaataaataaaatacagtagatCTGCATTATAATCCTTTTGGAAATTGAAACAGTTTCCCATGAGAATAATGGCATGCAGATGCAGATTTTTGCAGTAACGTAACTGTTAATAGTCACTGAAGACCCATTTCAATCTCCTCTTTATCTCTACAATCCTTCAAAGTTAGTTCACATAAGCTGCACTCATATTTAATACAGAGAATTTCAGGTTGATTTTTATCTGTTACCAGTACTAGAACTGTCTTGAACAGTTATGTTTCTCATGACTTGAGAATAAATACACCTGTTTGTGACCTTCTCCACATAGTACCTTTCTAAGGAAGTACTGATCCGTGAAGACCATGAAAACAGTCCAAGCAGATGTAACACAAAGTTCTTGAAATATACCAGTCAGGATCAGGATATAGGAAAAGGTGCaagggagggggtgtggtggcgcagtgggttgagccaggtcctgctctctggtgggtctggggttcgagtcctgcttgaggtgccttgcggtggactggtatcccgttctgggtgcatcccctccctctGTTGCCatgttagactctggctccccatgaccccatatgggataagcagttcagacagtgtgtgtgtgaaaatgtgcaaGGTGCTGGTTATACTGCCTGTGCTTCTCAGTCTGCAAACCAGTGGAGCACCATGTTTTTAGCGACTCAATGTAATGACAGTAGGTGGCGTcatgattagagctgctgtcttataCTCAGAGGACCCAGCCTCACATCCTGCTCTtgtgttggcgcagccatctctgcgtttgagaagtggtaaatagattatacttaacggaggtaacaaagtacacgttcacaccatcggtttgcttaaaccggaaggggagaacatttatttacatacgtgcttcatcagaacacatcacgcacaacaaaggtcatgtgatcgatacttcaccaacatgagagcacactgaatagaatctccaacacccccacttgctctcattctctacaggtccatttacaatacaacacacagttacatccctgtatcagcaacatttatgccccaaacataaagctggacttgtcaatctttcctttgatttccattccttccacaatatctggtaacttggaaacatcatcatagttgcagtggccgaggatttcgtgccaagtttgaatgtcgtaacagccgttacaataatctcctcccttatctatagtgtttagatagtacagtctattatactcttttatttcaaatctcgtgccatccttgtggatgagctcgtcatgtccttgtcgaaaacgaacagaagccccgttggcagtcgctgctttaacagagaatatgtcttgtggatatgaaggaatgtacagtgctttctttagcgttgtactcacttgctttccttcactgtcaatcaaacatatctccgcgtcacctctcttcagcgcaacgccactcgctcttgtcccgtccgcaagctcaatgaaatgtttgcccgtttggaaagtctcgtcagatttcttaaactttccgatgtcggtaattatgtgtgatgttgctcccgtgtcaaccattagtcctttatgtttcagcccgtctagttgataatcacacgttttgaagacaaatgcaacatgtttatctgcgtcctcttcatgcATCGCTTGTTTTGCGTCGTCTcttcttttgcgtctgcaagatgcgtctttgtgtgttgagcttttgcaatagctacaccactgtttttgacttttacgacgttcatttggacatctccgggctttatgtcctttttgaccgcaattataacatgtaatattaattatcagggtctgcgtttttctctctctctcctcttctcacaggagctgcaccactcgctttcataacgttgtcgtcatttgacctagcatacttttcagtgttttcaaaacttctaagctttgtcttaaattctgcaaaagtcatagtttcatcactctgtgttacatgaactgcgaatggtttaaacAATTCTGGCAAACCTTGaagaatcattgcaatcaacagtccgtcactgagcgtctcctcagcattccttAGAGCTGTAATGGCCGTTTCtgcccgaataatgtaatccgtaacactttcctttgcagttttctgaagggatgttaattctgtgtacaggttaataattcgcggcttcccttttcctgcatagtagcccctcagtatttgcagcgcctttcttccgtcatctgcggcttctctcattataagggaaagacttttatcatccaaaaactggatCAATTCCGCGTagacttcttcatttttatcagtgtcgtcaaTCTCATCTTCGTCCGCGCTGTCTCTATCGctcggtgtggggactttcaatatggtctctttcagtcccagcaaacgcaggtgccccaaaaactttgtctcccatcacgcacaacaaaggtcatgtgatcgatacttcaccaacatgagagcacactgaatagaatctccaacctCAATCTTgtcatagtacccttgataaggtacttaccctaacttgaAATTACCAAGAAGTTACTGAGATGAATAAATTCTTATCCTCACATCCTTAAGTTGTATTAATGGGTATAACATTGTAAAGCACTTTTCAGTACTGTAAGCCACTTTTGGGAAGTGTCAAGTTATACAAACCACTGAATTAACAACAACATTGAAGCTGCTACCGCAGTTgcaatattaggtttgtattAATCAATGGTAATGTATTGTCCTTAGAATTAttgcttttactgtttttgttaaacAGCACAGGTCATAACAATCTCTGCCATGGATAACTCTTAGACACACTTCAGTTCAGTCGTTCCTCTACCCATACCATAATAAACACGCATATGTCATATCTCAACCCTAGCACCCCATAGCTCCCAAACTGTAAGGGTGCAAAATGTTAGTGATTGCTCATTTACAGCTATGATCTTACTCATTTTCACTGCTATTTCCATCCGACCCACGTTTAATTTTAACCGCAAAAACAGAGCACACCTTTAGCTTTACACAGAAAACCAAACCGTATTCAAATAGGTGCCACGTGATTGGTCGgattaaaaatgactgacagGTGTTTCCTGCGACTCCCCTCAAGGTCAACAGTGATTGGCCGGCTGTCGTTCACGGTTTGCTGAATGTTCGCTTCGGGAGCTTCGCGGcgttgttttcttttaatcGTTTTCCTTTTATGTGCTATCATGTCACGTAGTGGTGTTCAAGGAGGAGCGAATCTATGCTCCGTAGATTTTGAGGTTTTTGGAAATGTTCAGGGTAGGTATTTGTGACTTAACATAACTTACTGTTGCCCCTCGCCGTAACGTTCCGTTTTGTAAATTAATCCGGTGCCTAAATAAAGCGCGCGCCTAATATAGACACTGACTGATCGCAATAACTGGTGACTagatttatatacagtaaacatATTATTTCCTTTCAGACTAGGTAGGCTGCAGGTATATTGCATATATTTCAACATACGTTTGTTTGTACCTTATCCGCTATGTTATGTATGGTTTAAAACCgcttttttttggtcattctTAATTCTGCTAGAATTAATAATTATACTAGAATTTCTAGTCTGTGACGTTTTTTCAAAGCAGGATTCTGTCggttactatactgtactttgcaAATTTACAACTTTATAAATTGTATAAcgttgtgtttgtaaattgcgaataaataataatgcgCTATGTGTCTTTAATTTGTAGGTGTCTGCTTCAGAATGGTAAGCAAGTAACTTTCTTAGTATACCTCCCACTAAGCATTTTAATCATTATCGACaccttttgtatttctttttgaatttcatacatttttttccattgttttaacAACATATAACTAGAATTGGTTTGACTAAACATATTTCAGAAGTCCTAGAATTAAATATTGTATTCATAATGTTATGTGTGATGATCTGATAGTAGTGTTTTGTATAATAATGCAAGGTATCATGCtgcaaaaattatataaaacaaTGGTCCTAAGTATGCAGTCTCAGGCTCAATGTATGTTTCTTATGCCATTGCAGTACACTGAAGACCAGGCCAAGAAACTGGGTGTGAGTGGCTGGGTGAAGAACACCAGGCAGGGCACAGTTGTGGGTCAAGTCCAGGGACCCACTGATAAAGTGAGAGAAATGTGAGTGCATCCCAAGATACAACTGAAGGTTGACAGAACAAGTATATAGTACAAAGAGATCAGAAAAATACACGAGAAACCAATAACTGAGTATAAAAATGCTTCTCACGCAGTAACACAGAGCTCTTtaacaggcatacagcaagaaaaattgatacaaacgaAGACagccaactaatggctaccataatgaagaacttattatagagctataagtatacctaggGATTGTGACCCATGGCTGACAAAAGTTGGGCACCTCTGTTCTGACAGTTGAGTTTCCAATTAGGGAGGAACATTCCAGATTTAGTCCTGGTGGTGGAGCAGGGGaccaactctttttttttttttttttttttttggacacagtTGTTTTGAAGAGCATGGGAATATGCTAATCAAGTCTACATAGCATATGACCATGTCCTATGTGGTATAAGGGTTGCTGATGTCTACTGTCCACTCCctgtatgtatattatacacTTCAGGTTGCTCTACTGAGCGCTGAAGAAAGATCCTAACTCACCACACTCTACTGAGTTGTGTATAGCCTGCCTACATCCTGTAGCTGGTGACACTTAAAGGGAACTGTTCATTTTTGCTTGGCTTAGTAGGTTTCCAGTGTTATTGTGATTGGCTTAGTGTTTCCAATATAAAATCAGTAATGCTCCACTTTATTTGTGCAGCGTCATATCCAGGCCAACCATCTTCCAGTAAATTTCGAAAAGGACTAATGACAGAGAATTGTGCATTTCTGTGATTAGTTCTAAAATAGGGTTCAGAAAAAATAGCGGCTTTATATAATCAAAACAACCTCCCCCACTATACAGGCATGCATGTTTCCTATAATAGCTAGCTGAATTAAATGGCTTTCGGAGTCAGGATATTTTGGTCACTCACAGCATGCTGCTTAAGTCAGTTCATCATGAGCAGCGGGGAAAACATCTGTCTATCAGGGTCTTGTTGCTTTTTCTAACATTGTATTTTGTAGACCTTCCAACTTGCTGCTGGCCAAAACTACTTAAGCATACAGCATAACAATTCTTCCATGAGCCTTGCTATGGCCTGCATAGCCACTCATTTCTGGAATATAAACACTTATAGAAGTAAACCATACCAATGATGAGTTACAAAGTGGTACTGCCtaacttttgtgttttcttccatGACTGCATCTGAAGTATCTGTGGGATTTCAGAGATATGAAAGTCTAAATCACGACTGCCAGTAACTGGTTTTGCTCGTAGTGTGAATTATTTTGTCTGTCCATTCCAGCTCTTTTCAGCTTGTTTGCATGTATATCATAATATGAAGtaataaatattgcatatgttggtgtttgtttattaatgctTTTGCACTGTGCAATACATGTAGCTCTTCCAATAGGTAATCAATGGTTATTTCTTTTCTGGAAGCTATTTCATATATCATTAGTTTTTAAACCAGGTTAGGAATCATTAttttgataacactacacatgTAGACCTCCAATTTCATTTCAATTCCATTTGAAATGAAACTCCCTTGTCATACCCCTAAATAAATTTATTGTCAAGAATGCTTgataaattttaatgtatttctgtttattgtCACCTGATGGGTTGTTCTGTTttgtaatgtacagtatgtaatttGTTTTATAGTAATTTTTTACAATGATACCCTTtaacttttcaaaaatatcaTCTTGAACactaaacatgtttattttccacACCGAAGCTTTATCAGACATCATCACTTAAAACCATTTAGAAtctagtcaaaaaaaaaagaaaaaaaagacatgacaGTATGCTAATAACACCTTCAAAATACACATAGCATGACAACATAGCGGAAGATAGTATAAAATCAAACCATCAGTTGTTCACATCTgatagaaattaaaaatttcatgGTATCAAAACTTTTTACAACTTTTTGAACAGTCTGTCTAATTCTGGCTCTCGGTGGTCCAGAGTGTATTGGAAATAATAGTGTGTAAGGCAGTggacaccctgaatgggacaccaatccatcgcaagacaatcatacacactcattcacgcacaaagggaaatttagagtcactaattcactgaaaaaaagtttttggacTATTggaggaaatcggagcacccAAAGAAAACCCATGTGAATAGAGGAACACCTTGCAAACTCAGCACAAACTGAGCCAAGTTCAAACACACATCATATTCCACAGCCAAGGAGCTATGGCATGTCAGTGgtacctactgcaccactgtgccacccactttttaaaataagtgaGTAAAATtcaaatactttaaaattaaactttcaaaAATTTATGCTCAGGTTAGTTGAGCTGGTTCTTGGACTTCCAGAGGTTTATATTTCTCCCAGTTCCTTGACaagggagttttttgttttcttttcctcagttgCAAGATGGCTTAATTCTGACTAATACATCATCAAGCTGCCTTCCCtgcttatttttctttcttttattggCACTTCCTGTGTGTGAAAGCAAAGTATGTAGTCTCTTGGTCAGCACTCTCTCACGCTATTGAAAAGAGTGcaatatagaaataaaaaaattgcaaagcaacagaaaaacatcACGATAAAAAAGCTAAGGCTATATTCTGCTAGACTGTTTACATTAAACTTTACATTCCATATAAAAATCTATTATTGATAGctactttaaaaatacataaattccATTCAtatagaaaaagaaatttataaCTTTAAAAACACCTTGAAAAATGACATGCTGGCAATTCCATATTATAATAAGCAATAAAACAATCTCTCCAGCCATAATCCCCCTTCTTCCCCAGCTACCATGTGGGTATGTGTCCACAAGTCCAGACAAGCTAAACTTGCAAGGTTTCCCcaaatgggaaaaattaatgatcaACAAACCTGAATTATCCAGTCAGATAGGGAAAGGAGTGAGGTCTGCCTTGCCTTCATCAGGGGCACGTGTTAAACCTGGGACCTCAGATTCAGTATCTATAACAAACTCAAcctccctcctgctcctcttcttcctcctggtcaCCCACAAGAAGTCCTGCCCATTGTGACCTCATACCAATGCCTGCTGAAGAAGACCAGCCAATACCAGCCACAACAAAACTTTCTATAGCCTCAGTCTGCATGACTGATCCCCTCTGTACCCCAGCATGTACTGCCAGGATCTTTGGGCCATCCAACACTGATGCTCAGCGCCATGCCAGCATTAGACTGCTTACACAGGGAGCAGCTGTAGGAGAGGTGGTGTATCCTGGACTGAATACAGCAACAAGGGTCTACACAACCTTTAGCTGGATGGCAAGTTTCCACACATTGTTGACCTTGCATGAGGGTAATCTGCATGAGCTCAAGTGCATGTGACAGGAATGAAGCTCCTACATCTACTGCTCCCATGAAGGGATCAAACGTGAACTATCACAATCCTTCAGTTTTTCCTCAGCAACAGTGCCACAGGGTAAAATGTTACTGACGTTCTTTATACACATCTAACATGTCAATGGTGAGGTCCAGCATAGGAAagttgatagtgtagtggttagagctgctgccttttgacccaaaggttccaACAtcaatctccacctctggctgtagtgcccttgagcaagatgcttaccccaaattgctccagtaacattacccatctgcataaattggtaaaataattgtaagtcactttgtaatgagtaaatgtgatggGCTGCATTCCTAGTTACTGTCCTTGATATGGAAACTCCAGCCCTGCCAATACATAAATTTGTCATCATGTTACTGCCAGGGTTTTTGTGCCTTTGTTAGAAAAGTTGTCTTTGGCCAGTGTGAGGAAGTGAATAGGTCTTCATTAAATAGCTGCAACTTTGTTGGCAAACATACTTAGTGTGGGATAGGTCATTCAGGAAAATGAAAGTTTTACAGTTGaaattacagttattcatttagctgacacttttctgcaaagcagcttacaattatttacctatttatacagttgggtaatgttactggagcaattttagggtaagtaccttgctcaagagtactgcagccagaggtgggaattgaatctgcaacctttttAGGGCCAAagacagaagctctaaccactactctaccagctgtcgctgttgctgaaataatttgaaattgtaTGTgaattgtatgtattttttcaagAACAAATCTCTGGaagtaataaaacataattatttttccacCTAGGAAGGTGTGGCTCAGCAAGGTTGGGAGCCCTAGCTCACGTATTGATCGTGCTGTCTTCTCCAATGAGCGGGACATCCCCAAGCTGGAGATGAGAGGCTTTGGCACACGTTACTGAGAATCATACACAATGCAACTGCATGCATTAGTAGCTGAAAAGGTGAAGAATATAGCATGACTTCTGATTAAGACAGATTTGACTTTTGCAATTTCAGAGGCACAACATTCACACAACAGTATGGATCTTATACAAAAAAGATACAATTATTTCTTAGGAAAATCTGACTTTTCTTCATTCTaacatttatagaaaaattaacttaaaactattttactgtaaatatattgtaaattcaaaatacaataaataaggTATTAATCTTAAATCCTTCAACGTCTATACAGACTGACATATTGATATTTTGCTGTCTTTGCTCGtctatgttttgtgttttcattctaTTCTAGTATTGGCTAGAATGGGGAAATGTCACTGGCTGTTCAGAGATTTTAGAAAATGTGCCACAATATTCAtagaaataagtaaaatttgTTGTATATGAATTTGTTTACTGTAACTAATAAAGGtgcatttttacacacagaTTTTTGACCAATTTATTCCATAATCCATGTGCAATGTTCCTTGTTATTGACACTGATCTTGAAGTTTGTTGGGAGGTGaggaaaaatgcaattaaaaataatctggaaaacaacgtgtttctttgaaaattctACACTCAAACATTGATAAAACAATGACCCAGTGTACCACCGTTTCACAGCACAGACCAGACTGCAGTATGCTATAATTCTTGCTTAATAGAATGGTTTACAATTTtggtggttaaaaaaataaccctCACAAATGCAACATTATGCTGTAGattacattataatattataaaaaaatttcttaaacaACCTGAGATGCTGTTGTTTTAATATAAGTGCCAAATACAGTAACCCCTGAGATACAAACATTCAGTTTACAAGAATCTGAGGTAATGAGTGGTTTAAATCTAATACCTCTACctcaatttaaagaaatatttctttGAAGCTACAAGGACAACGTTTGTATTTTTCATGCCTCCTAACAGCTGAGTGGCAGGAGAACAGAGCCACCACACAGTTGTCTTCTcagtcaccttttttttttttttttactagattCACATGTTATAATGATTATCTCACTTTGGATTTGTATGAAGTCAACAGCCTTAAGAGTTGTTGTGCTTTGTCTAGAAACTGtaattccctttttttttttctcatttagctggtacttttctcaaaaagcaacttacaatgttaagctacctacagctatttacccatttatacagctgggtaatttttaccagagcaatccCATGGTAgctacctttctcaagggtactacagccagaggtgagatatGAACCCGTGACTTTTTgggcctaaaggcagcagttctatcCACTACAATTCCTGCTGTCCCCATTTTTGTCCTCTGCATGGGTGTCATTGCCTTTCCTTAGGTTTTACAGGCACTTCACTGTTTTTTCGTATTGTTTTGCAGAAGCTGCCAGGAGTGTGAAATCCCAAATAATGAAGTACATGCCTTAGATGCATTGTTCTCATACACTTGTTtcgtttacattttttgcattaatggttAAATTAAACAGAAGCATTCGGTAtgtatgttttcagtgtttgtacAGTACGGGTACATTAATACGTGCAGAAGAGGTGAATGAGCGCAGGTAAACACCCATACGCATAATCAAAGAATAATCACTGAAGGGAAACCTCTTCTGTTCTGCTTTTATAACTGATCAGATCAGTGATCTAACCGACTCACTGAAGTAAAGgtgtattttaataatgtgaTATTTTTTGACTCAAAGTAAGGGTGTCAATAAGGGGCAGGAACGCATAAAAATTGTTACTATATGGAAATAACGTCTTCCATTTATGAGCATTCTCCCGAGAAAGGATTTCACGGAACGAACTGACTTGCCAAAGCCAGCGTACactttacatacagtacagtactgcactATGAAATGCGTGATAGGGCCTGTACGTAAGATGAGCGGCGGCGGTGACGAATGCGCGTGCAGCCCAGACAGAAGCAATGGAACTCAGAGCCGGTTAGGAGACTCTCCGCTAGGAGAACGAGGCGCTGTTCAAAGTTGCAGCCGCGAGACCAAATAGAAAGTGCCGGGACGCATTGTTTCGTTGTGAATTtcgtcttttttattttaatcgcATCAAATCTGGACTGCACATCACGATATGCAGTAAGTAAGTAGGGCGGTAATGTAAAATGCACTTGTTGCATGGTACTGAAACGCGATTGCAGTGCCAGTGCTGGGAATCGAAGGTTGgaaggcctgtgtgtgtgtctctcttctcctctcctcctcacaGTCAGCGAGCGGAAAACTGCCGCCTTTACTGCTGCAAACAAGTCACAGCAAAGAACGTGCCTCCGTAGTTGCTTCAAAGTTTTCTATTAAACGAggttaaaaacttttttctcccCCGATTCGATTGTTATACGAACGACTCACTCACTGCTAACGGTTGTTTAGCTACTAGCATTGCTAGCCAGCGTAGCACCAGTGATGCCGGAGGTCGGTGACTCTAGACAccaaaataatttgaataaaacacACGTATTAAGTTATGCGGCACTTTCATTTCAGAGGGTGATTAAAAACGAGTTTTAAATTGCCTGAAGAGTTTTTGACAGCGTTAACCGCTCCCAACTTAGAAATGTTGTGTGCCCTTGCTCGCTGAGGCTAAGTGAGAAAGTTTCTCTTCAcgccgttttttttttggtagaaaAATGTAGTagcttgcattttatttatttatctttttatttatttatttaagtcgCTTTTGGAAAATTTGAACTTTGTGGCTTTTCCTGAACACttacttaatttaaaaagttcacTCGTGTTTACTTTTTTGCTCCTTCTCTTCCTTCCCTTCTCTGTTGCACTGCCAATCTCACACTCATTACCTAGACTAGAAGCGACTTATGGTCGTGGAATTAAGAGGAATATTTCAACAGTCATAGATTGATAGAAGGAAAGAGTAGCAA
Coding sequences:
- the LOC108933553 gene encoding acylphosphatase-2-like yields the protein MFASGASRRCFLLIVFLLCAIMSRSGVQGGANLCSVDFEVFGNVQGVCFRMYTEDQAKKLGVSGWVKNTRQGTVVGQVQGPTDKVREMKVWLSKVGSPSSRIDRAVFSNERDIPKLEMRGFGTRY